One genomic region from Devosia neptuniae encodes:
- a CDS encoding ABC transporter permease, with protein MNRIVSGLFWVSIALVMAFITLPLIVVMAASLSPSSKVTLVPWEWTVRWYGDLMARRWIDPFILSAQIAILVSLVSGVLGLLAAYVVAFEKCPGHATIMSFLLSPLAVPQIVKGVAIVLFLSSAGLYRWVGTPGLVAAHIILTLPFAVRMIATAMFNFDKNLDRAGQSLGATKAQRIRHLLLPIIKPGVFSGMTFAFIISFNNIPLSVFLVRPGETTLPITVINYLEYSLDPVLAAVNVASLLFVLAVIFVFEKIGGFSAQIHGGSK; from the coding sequence ATGAACCGAATTGTCTCCGGCCTGTTCTGGGTCTCAATCGCTCTCGTCATGGCGTTCATCACCCTGCCCCTCATCGTGGTGATGGCGGCTTCACTCAGTCCCAGCTCCAAGGTGACCCTCGTTCCATGGGAGTGGACTGTGCGGTGGTATGGCGACCTGATGGCGCGTCGATGGATTGATCCCTTCATCCTCAGCGCCCAAATCGCCATACTCGTGTCCTTGGTCAGTGGGGTACTTGGCCTGCTTGCAGCCTACGTCGTGGCCTTTGAAAAGTGCCCCGGTCACGCCACGATCATGTCTTTTCTGCTCTCGCCATTAGCTGTCCCCCAGATCGTCAAAGGCGTGGCGATCGTGTTGTTCCTGTCTTCGGCCGGGCTCTATCGATGGGTCGGCACGCCAGGTCTGGTCGCGGCGCATATCATCCTGACCCTGCCATTTGCTGTGCGGATGATCGCCACCGCTATGTTCAATTTCGACAAGAACCTTGACCGGGCCGGCCAGAGCCTGGGTGCAACCAAAGCCCAGCGCATCCGGCACCTGCTGCTCCCCATCATCAAGCCGGGCGTTTTCTCCGGCATGACCTTTGCCTTCATCATCTCCTTCAACAACATCCCGCTGTCGGTCTTTTTGGTCCGGCCCGGGGAAACCACCCTGCCCATCACCGTCATTAACTATCTCGAATACAGCCTCGATCCGGTGCTGGCTGCGGTCAATGTCGCCTCGCTGCTTTTCGTGCTGGCGGTGATCTTTGTCTTTGAAAAAATCGGCGGGTTCTCAGCCCAGATCCATGGAGGAAGCAAATGA
- a CDS encoding ABC transporter ATP-binding protein yields MSTSDIELINLSKNFGTSQIVREIDLIVPHGEFVSILGPSGCGKTTTLNMIAGFISPSSGQIRIRGVEQSGVPPEKRQVGLVFQNYALFPHMTVAENVGFGLKMQGKRRDEVDAQVKKALQSVRLEGFEDRYPKALSGGQQQRTALARAIAPRPSLLLLDEPLSNLDLKLRETMRIELKDVQRELGITFVYVTHDQEEAMAMSDRIVVMHEGVIAQVGSPSELYRAPQSTFVADFIGKSNIFAVTPIANAGGIQRVRVAETGLELLAASPAPASSEIAFCSIRPEALRWIEGPTPTERPANVLPVQIIKIVNLGAYLEVWCRHQSNTIFKALISAARGAQLATDVAIELTVEPAAIKLLTR; encoded by the coding sequence ATGAGCACCAGCGATATCGAACTGATCAATCTGAGCAAAAACTTTGGCACCAGCCAGATCGTGCGTGAAATCGACCTGATCGTGCCCCATGGCGAGTTCGTCAGCATCCTGGGACCCTCGGGATGCGGCAAAACCACTACCCTGAACATGATCGCTGGCTTTATTTCGCCCTCAAGTGGACAGATCAGGATACGAGGTGTCGAACAGTCCGGCGTACCTCCCGAAAAGCGTCAGGTCGGTCTGGTGTTTCAGAACTATGCCCTGTTTCCTCATATGACCGTCGCCGAAAATGTGGGTTTCGGCCTCAAGATGCAGGGCAAGAGGCGGGATGAGGTCGATGCTCAAGTCAAAAAGGCGCTTCAAAGTGTCCGTCTTGAAGGCTTCGAAGACCGCTATCCCAAAGCGCTCTCAGGCGGCCAGCAGCAACGCACCGCCCTGGCCCGGGCTATCGCCCCTCGCCCATCGCTTCTGCTGTTGGACGAGCCTCTCTCGAACCTAGACCTCAAGCTGCGCGAAACCATGCGTATCGAGCTTAAGGATGTCCAACGCGAGCTGGGCATTACCTTCGTTTATGTGACCCATGATCAGGAGGAAGCCATGGCCATGTCCGACCGGATCGTGGTCATGCATGAGGGCGTCATTGCTCAGGTTGGATCGCCCTCAGAGCTTTACCGCGCGCCACAATCGACCTTCGTCGCCGATTTCATCGGCAAGTCCAACATCTTTGCTGTTACCCCGATCGCCAATGCTGGCGGCATTCAACGGGTCCGGGTCGCCGAAACCGGACTTGAGCTGCTGGCCGCCTCCCCTGCCCCGGCGTCGTCAGAAATCGCGTTCTGCAGCATTCGGCCTGAAGCCCTGCGCTGGATCGAAGGGCCGACCCCAACTGAGCGTCCGGCCAACGTGCTGCCGGTCCAGATCATCAAGATCGTCAATCTGGGTGCCTATCTCGAAGTGTGGTGCCGGCATCAGAGCAATACGATCTTCAAGGCGCTCATCAGTGCTGCTCGCGGCGCCCAACTGGCTACGGACGTCGCGATCGAACTGACCGTCGAGCCGGCGGCCATAAAGCTCCTCACCCGCTAG
- a CDS encoding ABC transporter permease gives MSSIALTAEGGRPVWTSRARQYLPLLPPTLLLLVFFAIPMGMMVGLSFHPQGGSTASLASYERFFTDDFSLAGLGRTVLMSGLVAICVTLMAYPVAYFLARSRSRWRAVVFALAIAPELAGVVLRTYGWLIILEDHGFINSGLMWLGLISEPLPLAKNMFGVVVGLTHVILPFGILSLLTSLQGVDQNLEKSAQILGASRVSVLRHIVLPLTVPGIVSSMLLAFTMSASAYATPAILGGAGFKVLATMVYEQVLFYIDWSFAAVMANVLLVMMLIIAFVGSRLEMRLHKKLHF, from the coding sequence ATGTCCAGTATCGCGCTCACCGCCGAAGGGGGACGTCCTGTTTGGACGTCCCGGGCTCGCCAATACCTGCCCCTCCTGCCCCCGACCTTATTGCTTCTGGTGTTCTTCGCCATTCCCATGGGCATGATGGTGGGCCTCAGTTTCCATCCACAGGGAGGATCGACCGCGTCTCTTGCCAGCTATGAGCGTTTCTTTACCGACGACTTCTCCTTGGCGGGTCTGGGCCGAACAGTTCTTATGTCAGGGCTCGTGGCGATCTGCGTCACGCTCATGGCCTATCCCGTGGCCTATTTCCTGGCGCGGTCTCGCTCCCGTTGGCGGGCGGTGGTCTTTGCCCTGGCAATCGCCCCAGAGCTCGCCGGCGTGGTGTTGCGCACCTATGGCTGGCTGATCATTTTAGAAGACCACGGTTTCATAAACAGTGGATTGATGTGGCTCGGTCTTATCTCGGAGCCCCTGCCCCTGGCCAAAAACATGTTCGGTGTTGTCGTTGGACTGACCCATGTGATCTTGCCGTTCGGCATCCTGTCGTTGCTAACGAGCCTGCAGGGCGTCGATCAAAACCTCGAAAAATCAGCGCAGATTTTGGGCGCATCGCGCGTCTCCGTGCTTCGCCATATCGTTCTGCCACTGACCGTTCCCGGCATTGTCAGCTCGATGTTGCTCGCCTTCACCATGTCCGCCAGCGCCTATGCCACCCCAGCCATCCTAGGCGGCGCCGGCTTCAAGGTTCTCGCCACCATGGTCTACGAGCAGGTCCTTTTTTACATCGACTGGTCCTTTGCCGCGGTCATGGCGAACGTGCTGCTGGTGATGATGCTGATCATCGCCTTTGTCGGCTCACGTCTCGAAATGCGCCTGCACAAAAAGCTTCATTTCTAG
- a CDS encoding ABC transporter substrate-binding protein, protein MPALLAATTATALAYPVTVKSCNRDVTFDAAPMRAVSNDVNLTEMMLALGLTDRMAGYTGVSEWKTLDETLRANVEQLPELSPDYPTKEVLLGADADFYFAGWNYGMRVGGEVTPETLAAFDIAVYELTESCIHIMDKPKSSMDDMYVDLLNLGIIFGVEDKAEALVAGYKQELADFSATLPASETPPKVFVYDSGEDKPFTAGRYAIPTALIEAAGASNIMDDVASSWVEVGWEPVIERNPDVVVIVNYGDVTAEQKIAFMKDNAAFKDIPAVVNDRFVVLEYVEATPGPRNIAAIKRLAAAFHPK, encoded by the coding sequence GTGCCGGCCTTGCTGGCCGCAACCACGGCCACAGCGCTCGCCTATCCCGTCACCGTTAAGAGCTGCAATCGCGACGTGACCTTTGACGCGGCGCCCATGCGCGCAGTGTCCAACGACGTCAACCTCACTGAGATGATGCTGGCCCTGGGCCTCACCGACCGCATGGCCGGCTATACCGGCGTCTCCGAATGGAAGACGCTGGACGAGACCTTGCGTGCCAATGTCGAGCAATTGCCCGAACTCTCACCCGACTATCCGACCAAGGAAGTGTTGCTCGGCGCCGATGCGGACTTCTACTTCGCCGGCTGGAACTACGGCATGAGGGTGGGTGGCGAGGTAACGCCGGAAACGCTGGCGGCGTTCGACATCGCCGTCTACGAGCTCACTGAGAGCTGCATCCACATCATGGACAAGCCAAAGTCCTCGATGGACGACATGTATGTCGACCTGCTCAACCTGGGCATTATCTTCGGCGTTGAGGACAAGGCCGAAGCGCTGGTCGCCGGCTACAAGCAGGAATTGGCCGATTTCAGCGCGACGCTGCCGGCCAGCGAAACCCCACCCAAGGTGTTCGTCTATGACTCGGGCGAGGACAAGCCGTTCACCGCCGGACGCTATGCCATCCCCACCGCCCTGATCGAGGCGGCCGGTGCCAGCAATATCATGGACGATGTGGCATCGAGCTGGGTCGAAGTCGGCTGGGAGCCCGTGATTGAGCGCAATCCGGACGTGGTCGTCATCGTCAATTATGGCGACGTCACCGCCGAACAGAAGATCGCCTTCATGAAGGACAATGCTGCGTTCAAGGATATTCCGGCCGTGGTGAACGATCGTTTCGTCGTGCTCGAATATGTGGAGGCGACGCCCGGCCCGCGCAACATCGCGGCGATCAAGCGCCTCGCTGCCGCGTTCCACCCCAAATGA
- a CDS encoding ABC transporter substrate-binding protein: MKSAYLVASAALLSGATTIAHGQELIVNSYGGPYEQIIQDAIIKPFEEQYGVSVIYDAVGSSQQDYAKIKATNGRPGFDVVVMTASQSLEGCREGLLEPLSVETIPNLAHLNAAVSAVAGECGAVHELQYLALLYRTDMLEEAPVSWTDLFDERLDNRIVLPTFANIMAAFLTQLMSSVHGGDIDNNIDPGFEAMARLAAQSIGFEQASAILESYIQDGRVWAMPFWDGRAQLLVDSGAPVDYILPEEGSIPLIATLNVPVGADNKELALKFVDFFLEKTSQERWVEGYKVGSARADIEVSEEARARKITTQADLDALLLPDLTSLAANLSTWGQRWEREVVPAAR; encoded by the coding sequence ATGAAGTCAGCATATCTAGTAGCGTCTGCTGCTCTGCTGTCAGGCGCCACAACAATCGCTCACGGTCAGGAATTGATCGTCAATAGCTATGGCGGCCCATACGAGCAGATCATTCAGGACGCCATCATCAAGCCGTTTGAAGAGCAGTACGGCGTTTCGGTGATCTATGATGCGGTGGGGTCCTCGCAGCAGGATTACGCCAAAATCAAAGCTACCAACGGGCGCCCCGGCTTCGATGTCGTGGTTATGACCGCGTCCCAGTCGCTCGAAGGATGTCGCGAAGGTCTGTTGGAGCCACTGAGCGTCGAAACCATCCCCAACCTCGCTCACCTCAATGCCGCCGTTAGCGCCGTTGCTGGCGAATGCGGAGCGGTCCACGAGCTGCAATATCTTGCCTTGCTCTATCGCACCGACATGCTTGAAGAAGCGCCTGTATCCTGGACCGATCTTTTCGACGAGCGCCTCGACAACCGGATTGTTCTGCCCACGTTTGCCAACATCATGGCGGCCTTCCTCACCCAGCTGATGTCATCGGTGCATGGTGGGGATATCGACAACAATATCGATCCTGGCTTTGAGGCCATGGCCCGCCTCGCCGCTCAGTCAATCGGTTTCGAGCAGGCGTCCGCTATTCTCGAAAGCTACATTCAGGACGGCCGGGTCTGGGCAATGCCGTTCTGGGACGGTCGGGCCCAACTGCTCGTTGATAGTGGCGCGCCCGTCGACTACATCCTCCCCGAGGAAGGCTCGATACCCCTTATTGCCACCCTCAACGTGCCTGTCGGCGCCGACAACAAGGAACTAGCACTTAAGTTCGTCGACTTCTTTCTCGAAAAGACCAGCCAGGAACGCTGGGTCGAGGGCTACAAAGTTGGCTCCGCCCGCGCCGATATCGAGGTTAGCGAAGAGGCCAGAGCCCGCAAGATCACAACGCAAGCTGATCTTGACGCACTCCTCCTTCCCGATTTGACTTCGCTTGCCGCCAACCTCTCGACATGGGGCCAGCGTTGGGAACGCGAAGTCGTTCCGGCCGCGCGGTAG
- a CDS encoding ABC transporter ATP-binding protein: MNHVHLADHLLPFDPSGRTRRPAALQVDGLSWGPSRAARLLHDIAFSVAPGEMLAVVGPNGAGKSSLLRCLYRYHQPTSGTVALDGADIWAMAPRDCARRIATVLQEPATDFGLTVAEIVELGLTPHLGRFGQADLAEVESALALMGLTSFAARDFVTLSGGEKQRVMIARALLQKPDLLILDEPTNHLDIRHQLEVLDLLSRLDATVVVSLHDLALASAHADRVLVLDNGRQVQLGAPLDVLTPQSIRRTFAVGVAIDTHPATGRPRFSFHLNDKP, encoded by the coding sequence GTGAACCACGTCCACCTCGCTGATCATCTGCTTCCCTTCGACCCGTCCGGCCGCACCCGGCGCCCGGCTGCCCTACAGGTCGACGGGCTGAGCTGGGGACCTTCTAGAGCGGCACGGCTGCTGCACGACATCGCGTTCAGCGTTGCGCCGGGCGAGATGCTCGCTGTCGTAGGGCCGAACGGCGCTGGCAAGTCCTCGCTGCTGCGGTGCCTCTATCGCTATCATCAGCCGACTAGCGGGACAGTCGCCCTCGATGGTGCTGACATCTGGGCCATGGCTCCGCGCGATTGCGCCCGCCGGATTGCTACGGTGCTGCAGGAGCCAGCGACCGATTTCGGCCTGACCGTCGCCGAGATTGTCGAACTGGGCCTGACACCGCATCTGGGACGGTTCGGTCAGGCCGATCTGGCCGAGGTAGAAAGCGCGCTGGCATTGATGGGTCTCACCAGCTTTGCCGCTCGCGATTTCGTCACGCTCTCCGGCGGCGAAAAACAACGGGTGATGATCGCCCGGGCGCTGCTGCAGAAGCCCGATCTGCTGATCCTGGACGAGCCCACCAACCATCTTGACATCCGCCACCAACTCGAAGTGCTCGACCTGCTATCGCGCCTCGACGCCACCGTCGTCGTCTCGCTGCACGATCTGGCACTGGCCTCGGCCCATGCCGATCGCGTGCTGGTGCTCGACAATGGCCGCCAAGTGCAACTGGGCGCTCCGCTCGACGTGCTGACCCCCCAATCCATCCGCCGGACCTTCGCGGTCGGCGTGGCCATCGACACCCACCCTGCAACGGGTCGTCCCCGCTTTTCCTTCCATCTCAACGACAAACCTTGA